One part of the Alosa alosa isolate M-15738 ecotype Scorff River chromosome 4, AALO_Geno_1.1, whole genome shotgun sequence genome encodes these proteins:
- the LOC125292857 gene encoding ankyrin repeat and SAM domain-containing protein 1A-like isoform X15: protein MMWQCHVSSSECRCYRLNGFSLLKRFPLSAGGTGGRLLDQPVGDWLEHVGLPQYESKLLLNGFDDLHYMGNNVMEDQDLREIGISDPGHRRKILHAARSLPKVKPLGCDGSTSLSSWLDTLGLQEYLHNFLSSGYRTLECVKNLWELEIVNVLKITLLGHRKRIIASLAERPYEEPPVKPPRLSQIRCQDLMSQTSSPLSHMDSYTGRSMDPLLPPGDSGRRRGAPEPEYDMVQRPRSERLYSHERYEDRHREPRLTLRPPSLAAPYAPVQNWHHQPEKLIFESCGYEANYLGSMLIKDLRGTESTQDACAKMRRSTEQLRKVPTIVLSITYKGVKFIDAANKNIIAEHEIRNISCAAQDPEDLCTFAYITKDLQTSHHYCHVFSTVDVNLTYEIILTLGQAFEVAYQLALQAQRTKKQQGMPGGAGSEVIETKTSRPVPKPRVSMRKSGDSPLLDSRCCYCHTCTTHRPSFLPLHSSSPAAQVDPMELEADSQSQNSATWLVDPKDSKRTISTKYETTIF from the exons ATGATGTGGCAGTGCCACGTGTCATCCTCGGAGTGCCGCTGCTACCGGCTCAATGGCTTCTCGCTGCTCAAGCGCTTCCCTCTGTCAGCAGGTGGCACCGGCGGGCGGCTGCTGGACCAACCCGTGGGCGACTGGCTGGAGCATGTGGGCCTACCCCAGTACGAGAGCAAGCTGCTGCTCAACGGCTTCGATGACCTCCACTACATG GGTAATAATGTGATGGAGGATCAGGACCTGCGGGAGATTGGCATCTCAGACCCAGGCCACCGGAGAAAGATCCTGCATGCAGCTCGCTCTCTGCCCAAG GTGAAGCCTCTGGGCTGTGACGGCAGCACGTCGCTCTCGTCCTGGCTGGACACGCTGGGCCTGCAGGAGTACCTGCACAACTTCCTGTCCAGCGGCTACCGCACCCTCGAATGCGTCAAGAACCTGTGGGAGCTCGAGATTGTCAAT GTACTAAAGATTACGCTGCTGGGCCACAGGAAGAGAATCATTGCATCACTGGCTGAGCGCCCCTACGAGGAGCCGCCCGTCAAACCCCCACGACTCTCCCAGATCAGA tgCCAGGACCTGATGTCGCAGACGTCCTCCCCTCTCAGCCACATGGACTCCTACACGGGCCGCTCCATGGACCCGCTCCTGCCCCCCGGGGATTCTGGGAGGAGGCGAGGAGCGCCCGAGCCGGAGTACGACATGGTGCAGCGGCCTCGCAGCGAGCGGCTTTACTCTCAC gaGCGGTACGAGGACCGGCACAGAGAGCCTCGCCTGACCTTGCGACCCCCCAGCCTGGCTGCGCCGTACGCCCCCGTCCAGAACTGGCACCACCAGCCGGAGAAGCTCATCTTCGAGTCCTGCGGCTATGAGGCTAAC TACCTGGGCTCCATGCTCATCAAAGACCTGCGGGGAACAGAGTCCACACAAGACGCCTGCGCTAAAATGAGG AGGTCGACGGAGCAGCTGAGGAAGGTCCCCACCATCGTCCTCTCCATCACCTACAAAGGGGTGAAGTTCATCGACGCAGCCAACAAG AACATCATTGCAGAACATGAGATAAGGAACATCTCGTGTGCAGCTCAGGATCCGGAGGACCTGTGCACCTTTGCTTACATCACCAAGGACCTGCAGACCAGCCACCACTACTGCCACGTCTTCAGCACAGTAGACGTA AACCTGACCTATGAGATCATCCTGACCCTGGGACAGGCGTTTGAGGTGGCCTATCAGCTCGCACTGCAGGCGCAGAGGACCAAAAAGCAGCAGGGCATGCCTGGGGGCGCGGGGTCGGAGGTCATAGAGACGAAGACCAGCCGACCGGTGCCCAAACCACGGGTTAGCATGAGGAAGTCGGGG gaCTCTCCTCTGCTCGACAGCCGCTGCTGTTACTGTCACACGTGCACCACCCACCGACCTTCCTTCCTCCCGCTGCACTCTAGCAGTCCTGCTGCCCAG GTGGACCCTATGGAGCTGGAGGCGGACTCGCAGTCTCAGAACAGCGCCACATGGCTGGTGGATCCCAAGGACTCCAAGCGCACCATCAGCACCAAGTACGAGACCACCATATTCTGA